The DNA region GCGGCGGCAGGCCGGCGAGCACGGGATGGGCCGTGAGCAGGCCCACGACGTCGACGTCGCGCCAGCCGAGGTTGGGGGCGATCCGCAGCGGGCCCGTCACGCTGTCGACCAGCCCGGGCAGGGCCAGGGCCGTGCCGGCGAGCAGCACACCGTCCGCGGAGAGCAGCGCGACGACGGCGCCGGCGAGCGCGGCGATGCGATCGAGGACGGAGCCCGGGTCGCTGCCGCGGAAGTCGCCGAGCTCGACCCGCTCGCTGAGCACCTGGCCGGACAGGTCGATCGCCCGCACGCCGAGGTAGTCGACGTTGACCTCCATGCCCACCGCGGCGACGGTGCCCCGCGCGGGGACGAGGGGGACGGCCGGTCGGCCGGCTCGCTGGGCCGCGACCGGTTCGAGCTCGGTGACCAGACCGGCCCCGACGAGGTGGTCGACGAGCGCCGAGACGGTCGCCCTGGTCAGACCCGTCGCGATGGCGATGTCCGCGCGCGAGATCGGACCCGGCGCGTCCAGCACGTGACGCAGGGCCAGTCCGAGGTTGTGGTGGCGCAGGTTCTCCTGGCGGGCGGCCCGATCCCCGCTGCGCGGCCCGACCCGGCCGCTGTCACGACCCGCGGTGCGGACCCTCGGCCCGGACGGCCGGACCGCCCATGAGGCGCCCTCGTCGGCAGGCTCCCGGTCGCTCATGCCTTGACCCTACCCGCGTCGTGGCATAAGTTCATCCATACAACAAATGACCTCAGCCGCGCAGTCCGGCCCCGGGCCGCGCTGCGCGCAGGTGCACGCCGCTCTCACCGAGGAGATCCCGTCATGGTCCGCAAGCCCACCCCGCAGGACAAGTTCTCGTTCGGTCTGTGGACCGTCGGCTGGAACGCCCAGGACCAGTTCGGGGCGGCGAGCCGCCCCTGGCTCGACCCGGTCGAGTCCGTGCACCGCCTCGCCGAGCTCGGCGCATCCTTCGTGACCTTCCACGACGACGACGTCGTCCCGTCCGGCTCCGACGCCGCGACCCGCGACCGCATCCTCGGCGGGTTCAAGGCCGCGCTCGACGAGACCGGGATCAAGGTCGAGATGGTCACGACCAACACGTTCTCGCACCCCATCTTCAAGGACGGCGCCTTCACGTCCAACGACCGCCGGGTGCGTCGCTACGGGCTGCGCAAGGTCATCCGGAACGTCGACCTGGCCGCTGAGCTCGGCGCGCAGACCTTCGTCATGTGGGGCGGGCGCGAGGGCGCCGAGTACGACTCGGCCAAGGACCTCAAGGCAGCCCACGACAGGTACCGCGAGGGCATCGACACGGTCGCGGGCTACATCAAGGACAAGGGCTACGACCTGCGGATCGCCATCGAGCCCAAGCCGAACGAGCCGCGCGGCGACATCCTGCTCCCGACGGTCGGCCACGCGCTCGCCTTCATCGCCCAGCTCGAGCACGGCGACATCGTCGGCCTCAACCCGGAGACCGGCCACGAGCAGATGGCCGGCCTGAACTACACCGGCGGCATCGCCCAGGCGCTGTGGGCCGAGAAGCTGTTCCACATCGACCTCAACGGACAGAAGTCCATCAAGTACGACCAGGACCTCGTGTTCGGCCACGGTGACCTGTTCTCCGCCTTCGGCACCGTCGACCTGCTGGTCAACGGCTTCCCGAGCGGCGGCCCGCGGTACGACGGCCCGGTGCACTTCGACTACAAGCCGTCGCGCACCGAGGACTTCGAGGGCGTGTGGGCCTCAGCCGCGGCGAACATGTCGACGTACATCCTGCTCGCCGAGCGCGCGAAGGCGTTCCGCGCCGACCCCGAGGTGCAGGCAGCCCTCGAGGCGTCCGGCGTCTACGAGCTGGCGACGCCGACCCTCGGCGAGGGCGAGACGCTCACCGACCTGCTCGCCGACCCGTCGGCCTACGAGGAGCTCGACATCGAGGCGGTCGCCCAGCGAGGCTTCCACTTCGTGCGGCTCAACCAGCTCGCGCTCGAGCACGCCCTGGGCGCCCGCTGACCCAGGTCGACCGCCCGCCCCGCCCGGCTCGCCCCGGGCGGGGCGAACCACGGTGAGCACGCGGACAGCACGCACAGCACGCACAGGCACGTCGTGAGCACGGCAGACAAGGAGAAGCGATGACACTGGTCGCAGGGGTGGACTCCTCCACCCAGTCCTGCAAGGTCGTCATCCGCGATGCCGCGACGGGTGCGCTGGTCCGCTCAGGGCGGGCCGCGCACCCGGACGGCACCGAGGTCGCGCCCCGGCACTGGTGGGACGCGCTGCAGACGGCCATCGCCGACGCCGGCGGGCTCGACGACGTCGCAGCCCTCGCTGTCGGTGGTCAGCAGCACGGCATGGTGACCCTCGACGCTGCCGGCGAGATCGTGCGGGACGCCCTGCTGTGGAACGACACCCGCTCGGCCGACGCCGCCAGGGCCCTGGTCGCCGAGCTCGGCGACGGTGACGTGGCGGCGGGTGCGGCGGCCTGGGCCCGCGCGATCGGCTCCGTGCCGGTCGCCTCGCTCACGGTCACCAAGCTGCGCTGGCTGCGCGACGCCGAGCCCGCCGCTGCGGCCCGGGTGGCGGCCGTGTGCCTGCCGCACGACTGGCTGACCTGGCGCCTGGCCGGCTACGGCCCCGGCCGGGGCGGCCTCGACCGGCTGACGACCGACCGGTCCGACGTCTCGGGCACCGGCTACTGGTCGCCGGAGACCGAGGACTACCGCCTCGACCTGCTCCGGATGGCACTGGGGCGCGAGGTCGCGCTCCCCCGCGTCCTCGGCCCGGCCGACATCGCGCACACGGTCGAGCGACCCGGGGGCACGCCCCTGCTGCTGGGCCCGGGCGCGGGCGACAACGCGGCTGCCGCCCTCGGCCTCGGCATGCGGACCGGTGACGTCGCGATCTCGATCGGCACCTCGGGTGTCGTCTCGGCCATCTCCGCGGCACCGACGGCCGACGCGTCAGGCCTGGTCACCGGCTTCGCCGACGCGACCGGTGCCTTCCTGCCGCTGGCCTGCACCCTGAACGCGTCGCGCGTCCTGGACGCCGCCGCCCGCATGCTCGGCGTCGACCATGCCGGCCTTTCGGAGCTCGCGCTGGCCGCACCGGCGGGCGCGGACGGACTGGTGCTCGTGCCCTATCTCGAGGGTGAGCGGACCCCCAACAAGCCCGATGCCACCGGTGCGCTGCACGGGCTCCGGCTGGCCAACACCACCCCCGCCCACCTGGCACGGGCCGCTGTCGAGGGCATGCTCTGCGCCCTGGCCGACGGCCTCGACGCGCTGCGGGCCCAGGG from Cellulomonas sp. KRMCY2 includes:
- a CDS encoding ROK family transcriptional regulator, which gives rise to MSDREPADEGASWAVRPSGPRVRTAGRDSGRVGPRSGDRAARQENLRHHNLGLALRHVLDAPGPISRADIAIATGLTRATVSALVDHLVGAGLVTELEPVAAQRAGRPAVPLVPARGTVAAVGMEVNVDYLGVRAIDLSGQVLSERVELGDFRGSDPGSVLDRIAALAGAVVALLSADGVLLAGTALALPGLVDSVTGPLRIAPNLGWRDVDVVGLLTAHPVLAGLPPRLANEANLAARAEAHVRRRTGPSSFVYVSGEVGVGGAIVLDGQIFAGRHGWSGEIGHTVLGTSGSFAEGGTLESYAGQDAILDHAGLPRTTPVRRLVAAADAGDVRARSALVRAGAALGVTLANVVNVVDVEHVVLGGIYAELAGALRGPVLEQLQRRVITAPWASVELSVSLAGRYPAMTGAALEVLETLVEDPAGWTGVVTRP
- the xylB gene encoding xylulokinase, coding for MTLVAGVDSSTQSCKVVIRDAATGALVRSGRAAHPDGTEVAPRHWWDALQTAIADAGGLDDVAALAVGGQQHGMVTLDAAGEIVRDALLWNDTRSADAARALVAELGDGDVAAGAAAWARAIGSVPVASLTVTKLRWLRDAEPAAAARVAAVCLPHDWLTWRLAGYGPGRGGLDRLTTDRSDVSGTGYWSPETEDYRLDLLRMALGREVALPRVLGPADIAHTVERPGGTPLLLGPGAGDNAAAALGLGMRTGDVAISIGTSGVVSAISAAPTADASGLVTGFADATGAFLPLACTLNASRVLDAAARMLGVDHAGLSELALAAPAGADGLVLVPYLEGERTPNKPDATGALHGLRLANTTPAHLARAAVEGMLCALADGLDALRAQGVPVERVQLIGGGAQSEAVRRIAPVVLGLDVSVPEPGEYVADGAARQAAWVLARSTGDGETPPAWAASSTRTYSAAAAPAVREQYAAVRELTGTRPPA
- the xylA gene encoding xylose isomerase, with the protein product MVRKPTPQDKFSFGLWTVGWNAQDQFGAASRPWLDPVESVHRLAELGASFVTFHDDDVVPSGSDAATRDRILGGFKAALDETGIKVEMVTTNTFSHPIFKDGAFTSNDRRVRRYGLRKVIRNVDLAAELGAQTFVMWGGREGAEYDSAKDLKAAHDRYREGIDTVAGYIKDKGYDLRIAIEPKPNEPRGDILLPTVGHALAFIAQLEHGDIVGLNPETGHEQMAGLNYTGGIAQALWAEKLFHIDLNGQKSIKYDQDLVFGHGDLFSAFGTVDLLVNGFPSGGPRYDGPVHFDYKPSRTEDFEGVWASAAANMSTYILLAERAKAFRADPEVQAALEASGVYELATPTLGEGETLTDLLADPSAYEELDIEAVAQRGFHFVRLNQLALEHALGAR